A single Mangrovimonas sp. YM274 DNA region contains:
- a CDS encoding alpha/beta hydrolase: MKVFILFLFCVFTSVGSSITYAQSTASKNVSHFNIEAPQLGTTKTIWIYLPNSYNSNQQTYPVIYMPDGQNLFDDKTSYVGEWGIDEYLDSLSSNQAIIVGIEHGNDKRLDELTPYANSEYGGGNGDNYLNFVVNTLKPYIDQQYRTKTDAHYNAFWGSSLGGLMAFYATVKYPNIFANAVVFSPSFWYSDKIYDFTQETTIPETSRFYFLIGTEESGSGVADQNKMVTLLKSKGVTDNNIVNNIIDGGQHNEAFWKAHFADAYNWLIIK, encoded by the coding sequence ATGAAGGTATTTATTCTCTTTTTATTTTGTGTTTTCACTTCAGTTGGCTCCTCAATTACCTACGCACAGAGCACTGCTTCTAAAAATGTATCTCATTTTAATATTGAAGCTCCGCAACTGGGGACTACTAAAACCATATGGATTTACCTTCCCAATTCTTACAACAGCAATCAACAAACATACCCTGTAATCTATATGCCCGATGGTCAAAATTTATTTGATGACAAAACCTCTTATGTAGGAGAATGGGGTATAGATGAATATTTGGACTCGCTTTCTTCCAACCAAGCCATAATAGTGGGTATTGAACATGGCAATGATAAACGACTTGATGAGCTCACACCCTACGCAAACTCAGAATATGGAGGAGGAAATGGCGATAACTACCTGAATTTTGTTGTCAACACCCTAAAACCTTATATAGACCAACAGTACAGAACAAAAACTGACGCTCATTATAATGCCTTTTGGGGATCATCACTTGGAGGATTAATGGCTTTTTATGCTACGGTAAAATACCCTAATATCTTTGCCAATGCAGTTGTCTTTTCCCCGTCATTTTGGTATAGTGACAAAATATATGACTTTACCCAAGAAACAACAATCCCGGAAACTTCAAGATTTTATTTTTTAATAGGTACTGAAGAAAGTGGCTCAGGGGTTGCAGACCAAAATAAAATGGTGACTCTTCTTAAATCCAAAGGTGTTACCGATAATAACATAGTAAACAACATAATTGATGGCGGACAGCACAATGAAGCTTTTTGGAAAGCTCATTTTGCCGATGCCTATAATTGGCTAATTATAAAATAA
- a CDS encoding TerB family tellurite resistance protein has product MINRVEKLSLLSEMIAFAQADDSIKIIEYKFLLGVAKQLDISREDFDYLFKHPVTYVHLKSHSERIVQFHRLVLLMNLDNEISRKELVKLHNFGLRMGLSHESINKVLDLMESFPNKVVPPDFLIDIFKIQYN; this is encoded by the coding sequence ATGATAAACCGTGTTGAAAAATTGAGCTTACTTTCCGAGATGATTGCCTTTGCTCAAGCAGATGACAGTATTAAGATCATTGAATATAAATTTCTTTTGGGAGTCGCCAAACAGTTGGATATTTCTAGAGAAGATTTCGATTATCTTTTTAAGCACCCGGTCACCTATGTGCATTTAAAATCTCATAGTGAGCGCATTGTTCAATTTCACAGATTGGTATTGTTAATGAATCTGGACAATGAAATATCGAGAAAAGAGTTGGTGAAACTCCATAATTTTGGATTACGAATGGGCCTAAGCCATGAGTCCATCAATAAAGTTTTGGACTTAATGGAAAGTTTCCCAAATAAAGTTGTACCACCAGACTTCTTAATAGATATATTTAAAATTCAGTATAATTAG
- the sucC gene encoding ADP-forming succinate--CoA ligase subunit beta, whose translation MNLHEYQGKEILSSFGVRVQRGIVAQNAQEAVTAAKQLTAETGTGWHVIKAQIHAGGRGKGGGVKLAKNLQEVEQVAGDIIGMNLITPQTSAEGKKVHQVLVAEDVYYPGDSEPDEFYISVLLNRGTGRNMIMYSTEGGMDIETVAEETPHLIFTEEVDPSVGLMPFQARRIAFNLGLSGNAFKEMTKFVASLYTAYVKSDASLFEINPVLKTSDDKILAVDAKVTIDDNALYRHKDYVNLRDLREENPIEVEAKEVGLNYVDLDGNVGCMVNGAGLAMATMDLIKQAGGEPANFLDVGGTADAARVEAAFKIILKDPNVKAILINIFGGIVRCDRVAQGVIDAYKNMGTINVPIIVRLQGTNADIAKELIDNSGLDVMSATEFQEAADKVQQVLS comes from the coding sequence ATGAATTTACACGAGTATCAAGGAAAAGAAATATTAAGCAGTTTTGGAGTGCGTGTCCAAAGAGGTATTGTGGCCCAAAACGCTCAAGAGGCTGTTACAGCAGCAAAACAATTAACCGCTGAAACTGGAACCGGATGGCACGTAATTAAGGCACAGATCCATGCCGGTGGACGTGGAAAAGGTGGTGGTGTTAAATTGGCCAAAAACCTTCAGGAAGTAGAGCAAGTGGCAGGTGATATTATTGGAATGAATTTGATCACTCCTCAAACTTCTGCCGAAGGTAAAAAAGTACACCAAGTATTGGTTGCTGAGGATGTTTACTACCCAGGAGACAGCGAGCCAGATGAATTTTACATTTCTGTGTTGTTAAACCGTGGTACTGGTCGTAACATGATCATGTATTCTACTGAAGGTGGGATGGATATCGAAACTGTAGCAGAAGAAACACCTCATTTAATATTTACTGAAGAAGTAGATCCTTCGGTTGGACTTATGCCGTTTCAAGCTAGACGTATTGCCTTTAATTTAGGGTTGTCTGGAAATGCGTTTAAAGAAATGACTAAGTTCGTTGCAAGTTTGTATACTGCTTACGTGAAATCTGATGCGTCTTTATTTGAAATCAACCCCGTGTTGAAAACTAGCGATGACAAAATTTTGGCAGTAGATGCTAAGGTGACTATCGATGACAATGCACTTTACAGACATAAAGATTATGTAAACTTAAGAGATTTACGTGAAGAAAACCCTATTGAAGTAGAAGCTAAAGAAGTTGGCTTGAACTATGTAGATTTGGATGGAAATGTAGGCTGTATGGTAAATGGAGCTGGATTGGCCATGGCAACAATGGACTTGATCAAGCAAGCTGGTGGTGAGCCTGCAAACTTCTTGGATGTAGGAGGTACTGCCGATGCTGCTCGTGTTGAAGCTGCTTTCAAAATCATCTTGAAAGATCCTAACGTAAAAGCTATTTTAATCAATATCTTTGGAGGAATTGTTCGTTGTGATAGAGTTGCTCAAGGAGTTATTGATGCTTACAAGAACATGGGAACTATCAACGTGCCAATTATTGTGCGTCTCCAAGGAACGAATGCAGACATCGCCAAGGAATTGATCGATAATTCAGGGTTAGATGTAATGAGTGCTACTGAATTCCAGGAAGCTGCCGATAAAGTACAGCAAGTGTTGTCGTAA
- a CDS encoding AI-2E family transporter, translated as MKQIAPSVIRQVFLLILISFIAYLICLELLPYLTGVLGAITIYFLFQKWMTYLVKVKRWGVNAAAIFLMFLSFLIILLPVGGIIWMLGNKIGHAVDNSTEVINAFKEQFGKVEQYVGFDINSQIDTSKITGWLSENLQAFAGGTFNAVIAVGLMYFMLYYMLTNRRELGTSMNKYVPMNKEGLVEVGKEIKAMVRSNALGIPLVAIAQGIVALIGFLIFGVESPFFWFVITIIGSMIPFVGTLVGILPVFLITLSAGHTVQAWGVLIYGFVVVGSTDNIIRLFILKKLDNVHPLITLVGVIVGVPLFGFIGLIFGPLLISLFLILIKTYKAQYGAKEPLEWHPLPKDENKL; from the coding sequence ATGAAACAAATAGCGCCATCAGTAATCCGACAGGTCTTTCTTCTTATTTTAATTTCCTTTATAGCCTATCTCATTTGTTTGGAGCTGCTTCCTTACCTAACAGGTGTTTTGGGAGCTATCACCATTTATTTTCTTTTCCAAAAATGGATGACCTATTTGGTAAAAGTTAAACGTTGGGGGGTTAATGCGGCTGCAATTTTTCTAATGTTCCTTTCGTTTCTTATTATTCTATTACCCGTGGGAGGAATTATATGGATGCTTGGCAATAAAATTGGGCATGCTGTGGACAACAGTACTGAAGTTATCAATGCTTTCAAGGAGCAATTTGGTAAAGTTGAACAATATGTTGGATTCGATATCAACTCCCAAATTGACACTTCAAAAATTACGGGTTGGCTTTCCGAGAATCTACAGGCTTTTGCTGGAGGCACTTTTAATGCCGTTATTGCTGTTGGGCTGATGTACTTTATGCTCTATTATATGCTCACCAACCGCAGAGAGTTAGGCACCTCTATGAATAAATATGTTCCAATGAATAAGGAGGGTTTGGTTGAAGTTGGCAAGGAAATCAAAGCCATGGTTAGATCCAATGCCCTAGGAATTCCTTTAGTTGCCATAGCGCAGGGGATTGTAGCACTAATAGGTTTTCTCATTTTTGGTGTGGAATCACCATTTTTTTGGTTTGTCATTACCATTATAGGTTCCATGATTCCTTTTGTGGGGACCTTGGTAGGAATCTTACCTGTATTCCTAATAACCTTATCAGCAGGCCATACGGTTCAAGCTTGGGGAGTTCTTATTTATGGCTTTGTGGTTGTAGGATCTACCGATAACATTATCCGTCTTTTTATATTAAAGAAATTGGATAACGTACACCCTTTGATAACCTTAGTTGGAGTTATCGTAGGAGTTCCTTTGTTTGGCTTTATTGGCTTAATTTTTGGGCCTTTGCTCATAAGTTTATTCCTAATTCTAATCAAAACTTATAAAGCCCAATATGGTGCTAAAGAGCCTCTAGAATGGCATCCTTTACCCAAAGATGAAAATAAATTATAA
- a CDS encoding DUF1456 family protein: MTNNDIFKKLRVALKLRDEDIVKILELVDFRISKSELGAFFRKEDHPKYMECGDQILRNFLNGLVIHMRGPMPDKSNKTKNQQKTPKQ, encoded by the coding sequence ATGACAAATAACGATATATTCAAGAAATTGAGAGTTGCCCTAAAACTTAGGGATGAAGACATTGTAAAAATTTTGGAACTGGTAGACTTCAGAATTTCAAAAAGCGAACTAGGTGCCTTTTTCAGAAAAGAAGATCACCCAAAATACATGGAATGCGGAGATCAAATATTGCGTAATTTTTTAAATGGTTTGGTTATTCATATGCGTGGTCCCATGCCCGATAAAAGCAATAAAACAAAAAACCAACAAAAAACTCCTAAACAATGA
- the lysA gene encoding diaminopimelate decarboxylase: MKTNTLLEIAENFGSPVYVYDAEKIASQYKRLTSAFSKVKQLKINYAAKALSNISVLKLLNSLGSGLDTVSIQEVRLGLAAGFTPERIIFTPNGVSLEEIEEAAKLGVQINIDNLSILEQFGTIHPKTPVCIRINPHVMAGGNTNISVGHIDSKFGISIHQIPHILRIVENTQMTINGIHMHTGSDILDIDVFLYASEILFDTAKHFKNLDFLDFGSGFKVPYKEGDIETNIEEFGKKLTKRFTEFCKDYGKELTLAFEPGKFLVSESGFFLTKVNAIKQTTSTVFAQVDTGFNHLIRPMLYGAQHEIINLSNPKGKERFYSVVGYICETDTFANNRRINEITEGDILAFKNAGAYCYSMASNYNSRFRPAEVLWYKGAAHLIRKRETFEDIIKNQIEIEL; the protein is encoded by the coding sequence ATGAAAACAAACACCTTACTTGAAATCGCAGAGAATTTTGGGAGCCCAGTTTATGTTTATGATGCCGAAAAAATTGCTTCCCAGTATAAACGTTTAACATCCGCGTTTAGTAAGGTAAAACAGCTGAAAATCAACTACGCAGCCAAAGCACTTTCCAACATCTCCGTTTTAAAATTGCTGAACAGCCTAGGCTCTGGATTGGATACGGTTTCCATTCAAGAAGTACGATTAGGCTTAGCTGCTGGATTTACTCCAGAGCGTATCATTTTCACACCAAACGGTGTATCCTTGGAAGAAATTGAGGAAGCTGCTAAATTGGGAGTACAAATCAATATTGACAACCTTTCAATTTTGGAGCAGTTTGGGACCATTCACCCAAAGACGCCAGTTTGTATCAGAATCAATCCTCACGTTATGGCCGGTGGAAATACCAACATTTCCGTAGGACATATTGATAGTAAATTCGGAATTTCAATTCATCAAATTCCACACATCCTACGTATTGTTGAAAATACCCAAATGACCATTAACGGTATCCACATGCACACAGGAAGTGATATTTTGGACATTGATGTGTTCCTTTATGCAAGTGAAATACTATTTGATACCGCTAAGCATTTTAAAAACTTGGATTTCCTTGATTTTGGATCAGGATTTAAGGTTCCTTATAAAGAAGGAGACATTGAAACCAATATTGAAGAATTTGGAAAAAAATTGACCAAGCGCTTTACTGAATTCTGTAAAGACTACGGCAAAGAGCTAACCTTGGCCTTCGAACCAGGGAAGTTTTTGGTGAGCGAATCTGGATTTTTCCTAACCAAAGTAAATGCTATCAAACAAACTACCTCAACAGTGTTTGCACAAGTAGATACAGGATTTAATCACCTAATCCGTCCTATGCTTTATGGAGCACAGCACGAAATCATCAACCTTTCCAACCCAAAAGGAAAAGAACGTTTTTATTCGGTAGTTGGTTATATATGCGAAACGGACACTTTTGCCAACAACAGACGTATCAATGAAATTACAGAAGGTGATATCTTGGCATTTAAAAATGCAGGAGCTTACTGTTATTCCATGGCTTCCAACTACAATTCGCGTTTTCGTCCAGCCGAAGTACTTTGGTACAAAGGAGCAGCCCATTTAATTAGAAAAAGGGAAACCTTTGAAGACATTATCAAAAATCAAATCGAGATTGAGCTATAA
- a CDS encoding DUF418 domain-containing protein, which translates to METTNQTILQPTKSKERINSLDVIRGVALLGILLMNINGMGLPFAYMDPTISGGAEGLNLKAWIMTNMLLEGTMRGLFTLLFGAGVILLTSRLESRGAGIKTADIFYRRLLWLLIFGIINAYVFLWHGDILFHYAVFGLMLFPFRNTPSKKLIIGGLVLISLGVVWTYSEYRDNLKIKKEGLEAAVLKKANDSLTSKQTAALGKWEELNTKMPQEKIDDQVAEMRNPSYWSIFSYKAKHYSERQGWFLYRFDLWDVFSYMLLGMAFFNLRIFHGEKSFKYYGLMALIGYGIGLSVNYYETSQLIQSYFDPIVTSKTFITYDLGRLFTTLGHVGFIMLFIKSGILGFLQKSLAAVGRMALTNYLVHSIIVAFIFLGFGFSLYGQLERHQLYYIVFGIWIAQLIYSPIWLKYFRYGPFEWLWRSLTYQKKQPFRIEAKLPLTVKATES; encoded by the coding sequence ATGGAAACAACTAATCAAACAATATTACAGCCGACAAAATCCAAAGAGCGCATCAATTCTCTGGATGTCATTCGAGGGGTTGCTCTTCTAGGAATTCTCTTAATGAACATCAATGGCATGGGGCTTCCCTTTGCCTATATGGACCCTACTATATCCGGTGGAGCCGAAGGCTTAAACCTAAAGGCTTGGATCATGACCAACATGTTGCTTGAAGGGACCATGAGAGGCCTATTCACCTTACTCTTTGGAGCTGGTGTTATTTTGTTGACCTCACGTTTAGAAAGCCGTGGCGCAGGTATTAAAACAGCAGATATTTTTTACAGACGCCTTTTATGGCTTTTAATTTTTGGAATTATCAATGCCTACGTTTTTTTATGGCACGGAGATATTTTATTCCATTATGCTGTGTTCGGACTTATGTTGTTTCCATTTAGAAATACACCGTCAAAAAAATTAATCATAGGCGGTTTGGTCCTCATAAGTTTAGGAGTTGTATGGACTTACAGTGAATACAGAGACAATCTAAAAATCAAAAAAGAAGGACTTGAAGCCGCTGTCTTAAAAAAAGCCAACGATTCCCTGACCTCAAAACAAACAGCTGCTTTAGGAAAATGGGAAGAACTAAATACCAAAATGCCCCAAGAAAAAATTGACGACCAAGTTGCAGAAATGCGCAATCCCAGCTATTGGTCCATTTTTAGTTACAAAGCCAAACACTATTCCGAACGCCAAGGTTGGTTTCTATATCGGTTTGATTTATGGGATGTTTTCAGTTATATGCTGCTTGGCATGGCCTTTTTCAACCTTAGAATCTTTCATGGTGAAAAATCTTTTAAATATTATGGGCTAATGGCACTCATTGGTTATGGCATAGGGCTTTCGGTTAATTATTATGAAACGTCACAACTTATCCAAAGCTATTTTGATCCCATTGTAACGTCCAAAACCTTTATCACCTATGATTTGGGAAGGCTATTTACAACACTAGGACACGTTGGATTTATCATGCTTTTTATTAAATCCGGAATATTGGGCTTCCTTCAAAAATCGTTAGCAGCAGTAGGCAGAATGGCCTTAACCAACTATTTAGTACACAGTATTATTGTAGCCTTTATTTTTCTAGGATTTGGATTTTCACTCTATGGCCAATTGGAACGCCATCAACTTTATTACATTGTTTTTGGTATTTGGATTGCACAATTAATCTATAGCCCCATCTGGTTAAAATACTTCAGATATGGTCCCTTTGAATGGCTATGGCGCTCTTTAACGTATCAAAAAAAGCAGCCTTTTAGAATTGAAGCCAAACTACCCTTAACGGTTAAAGCGACGGAATCTTGA
- a CDS encoding DUF1624 domain-containing protein: MLIKTNRIETIDLLRGVVMVLMALDHTRDYFHIGNSISSPTDLETTTPFLFFTRFITHYCAPVFIFLAGTSAFLYGSKKTKPQLFKFLFTRGLWLIFLEIVLNNLIWQFDPEYNLIVLQVIWAIGLCMVGLSFLIFLPKKLLLVIGAILIAAHNSFDSFTFEGSNIRSILWYIFHQQKGIPLGEDHFIIFAYPIAPWLGVMVLGYCFGVLYSKDFNATTRRKWLLQFGVFAIVAFFIIRGLNIYGDMVPWTKQKNFVFTVLSFFNVTKYPPSLLYVLITLGPSMLFLYVFEGIKTKITDFFIVFGRVPLFYYFLHVLLIHALAILAILVLGGNWNDLTASKGGLSPSSIAAYGYSLFVVYIVWIIIIAILYPICKKYMRYKAKNKSKWWLSYL, from the coding sequence ATGCTCATAAAAACCAACCGAATTGAAACGATTGACCTCTTGCGGGGAGTGGTCATGGTACTCATGGCATTGGACCACACTAGGGATTATTTCCACATAGGAAATTCCATTAGCAGTCCAACCGATTTGGAAACCACTACTCCATTTCTGTTTTTCACCAGATTTATAACCCATTATTGTGCACCTGTTTTCATTTTTTTGGCGGGAACTTCGGCTTTTCTTTACGGAAGCAAAAAAACAAAACCTCAGCTCTTCAAATTCCTTTTTACAAGAGGATTATGGTTGATCTTCCTTGAAATTGTCTTGAATAATCTTATTTGGCAATTCGACCCAGAATACAACCTCATTGTACTTCAAGTAATATGGGCTATTGGACTTTGTATGGTAGGCTTGTCCTTTTTAATTTTCCTTCCAAAAAAATTGCTTTTGGTTATTGGAGCCATATTGATTGCAGCCCATAACTCCTTTGACAGCTTTACTTTTGAAGGCTCCAATATTCGCTCCATCCTTTGGTATATATTTCATCAGCAAAAAGGCATCCCTCTAGGGGAAGATCACTTTATCATTTTTGCCTATCCTATTGCCCCTTGGTTGGGCGTTATGGTTTTAGGTTATTGCTTTGGAGTTCTTTACAGTAAGGATTTTAATGCTACGACGCGAAGGAAATGGCTACTCCAATTTGGTGTTTTTGCCATTGTAGCCTTTTTTATTATAAGGGGGCTTAACATTTATGGAGATATGGTGCCGTGGACCAAACAAAAGAACTTTGTATTTACGGTTTTATCCTTTTTCAATGTCACCAAATACCCGCCTTCCTTACTATACGTATTGATAACCTTGGGACCTTCAATGCTTTTTCTATATGTCTTTGAGGGAATTAAAACTAAAATCACAGATTTTTTTATTGTATTTGGAAGGGTGCCACTGTTCTATTATTTCCTACACGTATTGCTCATCCATGCTTTGGCCATTTTGGCTATATTGGTTTTGGGAGGTAACTGGAATGATTTAACAGCATCAAAAGGAGGGCTTTCGCCATCAAGTATTGCTGCTTACGGATATTCATTATTTGTGGTTTATATAGTCTGGATCATCATTATTGCCATTCTTTACCCTATTTGCAAAAAATACATGAGGTATAAGGCCAAAAACAAATCTAAGTGGTGGCTTAGCTACCTTTAA
- a CDS encoding MFS transporter — protein sequence MKPFKNGWILSESALTRYITFSILYAAQGIPEGITFFAIPAWLAMNGKSPSYIASYVAVIGIPWSFKILIAPIMDRFTFLPMGRKRPWVILGQMGLIISFLSIGFVNNPLNNLQGLMIAGFCISFFGAFQDVATDGMAVDLVPSKQQARANGLMWGTKIIGTSASLAIGTSLLNSIGFHKTINSLAIVVFLIMLVPLYCRERPGEKWMPWSLGEASKATKSIQLSNWKTIFKNLTKVVILPSSLILSISSFIIGIMYGLIDTLLPIFTVQELGWTNTKFSQVFSVMTILGGLLGMFVGGAMVDFLGKLKMMSLYLIFLAILIIGFGIFPSLWHHKAMIYGFILSYYTGYTFLCISIFATAMHLCWKTVAATQFTLYMALSNMGRASGSGLLGPLKNNLSWEQVFFVTALAPLIMLFMIRYINFLKHKKSIKAFVKISPVTLDSN from the coding sequence TTGAAACCCTTCAAAAATGGATGGATATTATCTGAAAGTGCACTGACAAGATATATTACCTTTTCTATTTTATATGCAGCTCAAGGAATTCCTGAAGGCATTACTTTTTTTGCAATACCCGCTTGGTTAGCCATGAATGGTAAATCCCCAAGTTATATTGCAAGCTATGTAGCCGTAATAGGAATTCCATGGAGCTTCAAAATTCTTATTGCTCCAATTATGGATCGTTTTACATTTTTACCCATGGGAAGAAAACGCCCCTGGGTTATCTTAGGCCAAATGGGGCTTATTATTAGTTTTTTATCCATCGGTTTTGTTAATAATCCTCTTAACAATCTCCAAGGACTAATGATTGCCGGATTCTGCATCAGCTTCTTTGGAGCCTTTCAAGATGTAGCTACCGATGGTATGGCTGTAGATTTAGTTCCATCCAAACAACAAGCTCGGGCCAATGGCCTCATGTGGGGAACAAAAATTATTGGCACTTCTGCATCCTTAGCCATTGGCACTAGTTTGCTCAACAGTATTGGGTTCCATAAAACTATTAACTCGCTTGCTATAGTAGTGTTCTTGATCATGTTGGTTCCCTTATATTGCAGAGAACGTCCTGGAGAAAAATGGATGCCCTGGTCCTTAGGGGAAGCTAGTAAAGCTACTAAATCCATTCAGCTGTCCAATTGGAAAACCATATTTAAAAACCTTACAAAAGTCGTTATACTGCCCTCTAGTCTAATCTTGAGTATTTCCTCATTTATTATTGGAATCATGTACGGCTTGATAGACACATTACTTCCCATATTTACTGTTCAGGAATTGGGGTGGACCAACACGAAATTCTCACAGGTTTTTTCTGTCATGACCATCCTAGGAGGTCTATTGGGAATGTTTGTTGGAGGTGCTATGGTAGATTTCTTGGGAAAACTTAAAATGATGTCTTTATATCTAATATTTCTTGCAATTTTAATAATAGGTTTTGGCATATTTCCAAGCCTATGGCATCATAAAGCAATGATTTACGGGTTTATACTGAGCTATTATACGGGATACACGTTTTTATGTATTTCCATTTTTGCCACGGCCATGCATCTATGCTGGAAAACAGTAGCCGCTACTCAATTTACTCTTTATATGGCTCTTAGCAATATGGGCCGCGCTTCTGGATCTGGACTATTGGGGCCTTTAAAGAACAATTTGAGTTGGGAACAAGTGTTTTTTGTAACGGCACTAGCGCCTTTAATTATGCTTTTTATGATTAGGTATATCAATTTTTTGAAACATAAAAAATCCATCAAAGCTTTTGTAAAAATATCTCCTGTAACACTTGACTCCAATTAA
- a CDS encoding aromatic ring-hydroxylating dioxygenase subunit alpha codes for MTHKFTINKNIHEAETLPAYFYRSQDVFDNIKEAIFLRSWHWVGDTQLVPFAQTVHPLFLLDNYLSEPLVLVKASDQSIKCFSNVCTHRGNIVVLNPGKQKTLQCMYHGRRFHLDGTFKSMPEFDTAENFPRPCDNLHEFPTAILDPFIFVSLNPLFDFNSVLNVMKERIGFLPLHQFNHRSDLSKDYLVNCHWALYCDNYLEGFHIPFVHDDLNSVLDYGDYTTVLYDHCNLQIGYTNEGEEVFDLPKNHIDYGKQVAAYYYWIFPNMMFNFYPWGLSINIVKPLGIHKTKVSFITYVYDETKLDKGAGALLDKVEREDEFVVELVNKGMQSRFYNTGRFSPTREQGVHHFHSLLSKYLN; via the coding sequence ATGACGCACAAGTTTACTATCAATAAGAACATCCACGAGGCTGAGACCTTACCCGCATATTTTTACAGAAGTCAAGACGTTTTTGACAACATCAAAGAAGCCATCTTTTTAAGGTCCTGGCATTGGGTTGGAGATACTCAGTTAGTTCCATTTGCCCAAACAGTGCATCCGTTATTCTTATTGGACAATTACCTTTCGGAACCTTTGGTATTAGTCAAAGCTTCCGATCAAAGTATAAAATGCTTTAGTAATGTATGTACGCATCGTGGCAATATTGTGGTTTTAAATCCAGGCAAGCAAAAAACCTTGCAATGCATGTACCACGGAAGAAGATTTCATCTTGATGGGACTTTTAAATCTATGCCCGAATTTGATACTGCTGAAAACTTCCCAAGGCCTTGCGATAACCTTCATGAGTTTCCTACGGCTATTTTAGATCCTTTCATTTTTGTTAGTCTCAATCCATTGTTTGACTTCAATTCTGTTTTGAATGTAATGAAAGAACGTATTGGATTTTTGCCCCTACACCAATTCAATCACAGGAGCGACCTCAGTAAAGACTATTTGGTCAACTGCCATTGGGCCTTATACTGTGACAATTATTTAGAAGGCTTTCATATTCCTTTTGTGCACGACGATTTAAACAGTGTTTTGGACTATGGAGATTACACCACAGTTTTATATGACCACTGCAACCTCCAAATTGGATATACCAATGAAGGCGAAGAAGTATTTGACCTGCCTAAAAATCATATAGATTACGGCAAACAGGTGGCTGCCTATTACTATTGGATATTCCCAAACATGATGTTTAATTTTTATCCATGGGGTCTATCTATCAATATTGTAAAACCATTAGGCATCCATAAAACCAAAGTGTCTTTTATCACATATGTATACGACGAAACTAAATTGGATAAAGGTGCAGGTGCACTTTTGGACAAAGTAGAACGAGAAGATGAATTTGTTGTTGAACTCGTCAATAAAGGTATGCAGTCCAGATTTTATAATACAGGAAGGTTTTCTCCGACAAGAGAACAAGGTGTGCACCACTTCCATTCTTTACTATCAAAATATCTAAATTAA